Below is a genomic region from Rosa chinensis cultivar Old Blush chromosome 5, RchiOBHm-V2, whole genome shotgun sequence.
attgggctgattgtttgaaggctttccactaaAAAATATCTCTGGCACTATTCATaataaatgatccttgggatgtctagtattaatctagaaagttttagctcatttagatttcatttggttagtctgcctcccctccttccttgtttagctcggtttctcctagtcgaagtaggaaaatgtgctaaagttgacttttcatgcttccatgcttccatagtaggctttatttagcctctaaatatatatttcgagcttgtcgacaatatatatcttgagccactgatattggctcaatttctccaagacgtgccttgtcaggtcaaaatattcattttgggtccaaacaaggtgtttggtaagttgcaagaCAAAAGTGTTTTGGCtgagtataattaccaaaatggtcatacatgctaagatatgctactaaaatacataattttgtttttttgattaTTTAATCAtaccaattaaaaaaatttctcatgtattattcttgtaaccttgcttggaccgaataaaagatttactttaaacccttcaatatgcatattatgttttactattacacaaaataagtctagaatatttggattaatttcccaACCAAAGGTCAACgggaaccattacacaaaatatattaaagtcacttgaaatttgcaattaaatgctaagtagatgcattcattagactttgtgcaattgcatttcttaacacctccatttcttgtcttcccggaccatctccatcatgttcattatcctccatttcttcactagtctcttcacttgagtaatttccactttcatcaaaatcaatatctcGTTGAGCATATCCAGTTCTTTGGGTAGctttttggtacaattgattTAGATTTTAGATAGAAAACTCATGTGGTTTATCCAATGTATTTCTGATGCACTCCATTATCTTGGATTCCAAGTCTTCCCAAAAGGTTTCTTCAGCACTATATAGGTCGAATTTGCAGCACCTGAGGAAGCCACATGTTTTTTTCTTGTAAGATACTTATATATAAGGTGCAGTTAAATTTTAGCAAGCTATCATACACAGTGATCATTCAAATGTGCAAATTTCTCAATATAACTAAATTGGTGAGCACTTGAGAACAATTGCTCTTGAAAACCATCAAACTGGGGGGGGACTTAGATATGCTTCACGTGCAGAAAATTTTAGCAAGGTATCATACACAGTGATTATTAGTACGTGCAAATTTCTCAATATTACTAAATCCACTAATTATACAAACAGTTAGctcacctctctctcttcttggaGCTAAAATCAACTTCAAGTTTGGCATAAACTTTATTTGCCAATTTGGTGGCTTGATCATTGTTTGGATGTGCCTTGGATACAAAAACAATAAACCATTCCTGTTCATCATTTTGGACAATTAGTTTTAGCCGTGGTTTGAGAATGGTCTTGAACTCATCAAGATCctacaaaattaaaaaagaaacaaaagttaTTGAACTAGTAGACTAGCAACAACACATTTAAACAGAAAAAACGAAGGCAATTTCCAGCCACAAATGAAATACAAGTATATCAGATCTACAGGAGATAATAGCCATAAAACAGAGCATTAGTTCTAGCTCAAGCTGACTGCAGTACATTTTGAGCAAAAATACTCAGTTATAGATATAACAGGGATCAATTGTTTCTCATATGCACTAACTAGCAAATTCAAACATGGGACAAGTCCTTTTCCATCTGGTCCAGATAGGAACATGAACATCATCCAATCACAGACAGATAATACGCACACAAGGCAATTCCTTAGCTTCAAGGACATAAGATTAGCAAGGACATAAGATGAGCACAAACACACTTAGCTATTCGTTTCTGTTAGTTGAATTCAACACCACACTAACAGCACGGCTACAGTATTAGCAGCTATTTGTTTCATGCATATGTAACATTACAAGCATTGTTGACAATGTATGACCAGAAATAACTTGATCTAGCTTGTCACTAAACAAAGAACGATCACCGCATTTGTTCTTCAGCTAAATTAAGCATCACATGCATGATAGTACACTCTAAACATTTTTATATGTTCTGAAACTCCAAGCACAAAAATTGTGCATACTTGAAGTAGTAACTACCAATTCTTTTCGAAATACAATAAAGCAAACTTTAATCATGCTCAGAGAATCTGCAGTTTTACTTCTACAATCAAATTGCCCGAAATGAGGGCTCATAATTACTCAAATCTCAATTTCGAACCTAAAAGTGAGAGAGGTTACTAACAATCACGAAGATCAGAAGCTCCATGGTTCGCGAAAATTCAAATGAAGCTCAAATAGGAATATGAAATGGTGAGATATACCAGCAATAACGAGATGATCGAGTGAATTCTTGATGGTCTGGAACTGAGCGAGATAGTTGGCCATGTTGGAGCTCGATCTATACCAACAACCATGTGCAAATTTTCATGATCACCACACAGAGAATGAGATGGAGATCTATATCTATGTATGtattacagagagagagaagcttgaGTGTGAGAGTGGTTGGTTGCTCTCACTCTGCTTACGCGATCCAGTAATGTATTGTAAAGCTCACATACCTTACTCCTTTTTGTGCAGATATGGAGGAATAAGAGAAATTGGGTTCCGTTTGATTCTATCTGCAGAGAAGAAGTATGACCCAGAAGACTCAAAGTCTGCGCAGAGCAGAGGATGGAGGCGAGGCCGGCGAAAATCCACgaattgaagaagaggaaggaggagatgtCTGCCTCGCGATGAAGAAAACGATAGGTTTTACCGGGTTCGATGTAATTTTCAGAAAAGGAGGAGGACAGAATTGGCAGTAAGAATGATTTCATTAAACTGTTTACTGTTGGAGctccgtgttttcccaaagcaATTCTTAAAAGCTACAAATTATGGCTTCCCAATTTCAGCTTTACAGAGAAGCCATTTCAACCAAAAGCAGCTTTCAAagattttaccaaacaccatacTCTTggcccaaaagcagaagcagcccCAAAAGCACCCTGGGAAGCAGTGCCAAACTAAGCCTTAGTCCTGTTTGAACCAATTTGATGATGTATGCATTACTGTAATCGAAGCAAGCCATCATATTTTGAACATGTGAGTAATTGATTGTATTTCAGTTGGTGTATTGATCAAGCCACTTTTGTTAGATGCTTGGAGTCGAACGAATTGAGAGGGTATTACCAACTGGTACTTCATTGAGTGTTTTTGGTGAGGTATGTTGTTGCTCAATTAATATTATATTATAAGTACTTAATGTGATTTTACATGCAAATTGACTAAAAGCTAATGAATGACCATTAGTGTTCAGATGATATATATCGGTTTATATTGTAGAATTCCAGCACAGACCAACATTTTAAATTTAATATGTTACCAATTGTTATGGTGTACACTCCTATAAACggatttttgttttagtttcatAATCTCAGTGTGTTTAAAGGACATTCTTTGATTGAAATTTTGTTTGTTGAAATGTTATGATGTAAAGCAGTAATACATCCTATATATCCCTTAATTTTGTTTGTCATTACAAAACGTTTTATTATCTCAGGGTGTTTCAAATCTATATTCAGGCAAGGGGTACCATCTTCATTGCAGATATACGTGTTTTCAGCACCCAAACTATTATCTCTGGGTATCTGAGAGCAGTTGCTTGACCTAGAAAGGATTTGGAAGCTTAAATTGCCTTGGGCCATATGCTGGACTAGTTGGCCAAATCGTAAGAAAATGATATAGCAATTTATTGCCAATGTCTACTAATTTTTTTCCTTGCTTTGTGTTATTTATATATTGCAAATTACTCTTTTCAATGCTATTGGTGATAAATAATGTTACCTCTGATTATTTTTGTGTCCTATGTATGATTATATAGACGGATACCCATCTGAATTGTGGGAAGGCACTGCTGGAAATGCTATTACGTATTTATGTCCCCCTGCCGTCACATATTCCAAAAGATTGGGACTATGTTCAAAAGCCGTGATTGGTCCAGCTGCAATCTGTTTGCTGTGTTTTTGAACATTTGGTAAAAACTGTTGAATCAGAATAGAAATGTAATACATTTTTGTTCAGACATTGGTTACAGTAgcaattttttgaaaaatataaatagacaGCATGGTTATAGTACACTGGGGGAGATTCTAACTGAAAAATTGAGAACTCTGTCCCAGATATTCAGTGCTTATTTTGGATGTTTATGTAACAGCGTCATCCCATATGTCATTAGTTTCAATTGTTTGTGGATCACACTTTTACGCTGGGGCAGTAcagaattttaattttaatttaatttaatttttttattttggggaTAATGGCTAGTGCAGAATTAACGCCTATGAAGAGA
It encodes:
- the LOC112166885 gene encoding trafficking protein particle complex II-specific subunit 130 homolog, with translation MVVGIDRAPTWPTISLSSRPSRIHSIISLLLDLDEFKTILKPRLKLIVQNDEQEWFIVFVSKAHPNNDQATKLANKVYAKLEVDFSSKKRERCCKFDLYSAEETFWEDLESKIMECIRNTLDKPHEFSI